The proteins below are encoded in one region of Streptomyces marianii:
- a CDS encoding lysylphosphatidylglycerol synthase domain-containing protein, whose protein sequence is MQPPAAASTSGSESRSGTAGPHQEPARNREIPPADPATASSPAPSEASPAAGDAEERTRPAGSPRPAADSGRREAERERQRPDGACGDGGDVAHIDRLSGDEPLLPARVHRPSDLTRLLAGILAIAVVLGLAAFAHGTTSGLESDISKGTGQAPDLLVKLAGLMSSIAVLLVPVAFAIERLIKRDGLRIADGVLAAVLAHGVTLATDLWVAKAAPSQIQDALTQPASGGGLTDPVHGYLAPVIAYMTAVGMARRPRWRVALWGVLLLDAFAMLVAGYTTPFSIILTVLIGWTVAYGTLYTVGSPNVRPTGQTLLAGLRHVGFRPVTAMRAEDVPDSADQGDRGRRYLVTLEDGPPLDVTVVDREQQAHGYFYRVWRRLTLRSITTRRSTQSLRQALEQEALLAYAAIAAGANAPKLIATSELGPDAVMLVYEHLGGRSLDSMPDEEITDEVVHGAFRQVRALQSRRIAHRRLTGDAILVDRSGRVVLTDLRGGEIAAGDVVLRMDIAQLLTTVGLRVGAGRAVAAAVEVLGSDTVAACLPLLQPIALSRSTRATLRRLARERAQREREAVLAAAESARQARAEQGPDGAEDDRRAARKSLRAEKQAEKRAMDEALDEAREEDLLAQIRHQVLLIRPQAPVEPARLERIRPRTLVSLIAGAIAAYFLLSQLTRTDLGVVGRADWAWVAAAVLFSALSYVAAAMSLLGFVPERVPFLRTVVAQVAGSFVKIVAPAAVGGVALNTRFLQRSGVRPGLAVASVGASQLFGLGAHILLLLAFGYLTGTEKTSSFTPSRTVIAGLLTVAVLVLVVTAIPFLRKFVATRLRSLFAGVVPRMLDVLQRPGKLLTGIGGMLLLTGSFVMCLDASIRAFGNGDQQLSYASIAVVFLAGNALGSAAPTPGGVGAVEGALTFGLIAVGLPAEVAAPAVLLYRLLTLWLPVLPGWLSFNHLTRKGAL, encoded by the coding sequence GTGCAGCCTCCCGCGGCGGCGAGCACCTCCGGTTCCGAGTCGCGCTCCGGAACCGCCGGACCGCACCAGGAGCCCGCCAGAAACCGGGAGATCCCGCCGGCCGACCCGGCCACGGCGTCCTCCCCGGCCCCTTCCGAGGCCTCCCCCGCGGCCGGCGACGCCGAGGAGCGCACCCGGCCGGCCGGCTCCCCGCGCCCCGCGGCCGACTCCGGGCGCCGCGAGGCGGAGCGCGAACGGCAGCGCCCGGACGGGGCCTGCGGTGACGGCGGCGACGTGGCCCACATCGACCGGCTCTCCGGCGACGAGCCCCTGCTGCCGGCCCGCGTCCACCGCCCCTCCGATCTGACGCGTCTGCTCGCGGGCATCCTGGCGATCGCCGTCGTCCTGGGTCTCGCCGCCTTCGCCCACGGCACGACCAGCGGCCTCGAGTCGGACATCTCCAAGGGCACCGGCCAAGCCCCCGACCTGCTGGTGAAGCTCGCCGGACTGATGTCGAGCATCGCCGTGCTCCTCGTCCCGGTCGCCTTCGCCATCGAACGGCTGATCAAGCGGGACGGACTGCGCATCGCCGACGGCGTACTCGCGGCCGTACTCGCCCACGGGGTGACGCTCGCCACCGATCTCTGGGTCGCCAAGGCCGCACCCAGCCAGATCCAGGACGCACTGACCCAGCCCGCCTCGGGCGGCGGGCTCACCGACCCGGTCCACGGTTACCTGGCGCCCGTGATCGCCTATATGACGGCGGTCGGCATGGCACGCAGGCCTCGCTGGCGGGTCGCGCTGTGGGGCGTGCTCCTGCTCGACGCCTTCGCGATGCTCGTCGCCGGCTACACCACACCGTTCTCGATCATCCTGACCGTGCTGATCGGCTGGACCGTCGCGTACGGCACGCTCTACACGGTCGGCTCCCCGAACGTACGACCGACCGGTCAGACCCTCCTCGCCGGACTGCGGCACGTCGGATTCCGCCCCGTCACGGCCATGCGGGCCGAGGACGTACCGGACTCCGCCGACCAGGGCGACAGGGGGCGGCGGTACCTCGTCACCCTGGAGGACGGCCCACCGCTCGACGTCACCGTCGTCGACCGCGAGCAGCAGGCGCACGGCTACTTCTACCGGGTGTGGCGCCGACTGACGCTGCGGAGCATCACCACCCGCCGTTCCACCCAGTCGCTGCGGCAGGCGCTGGAGCAGGAGGCCCTGCTCGCCTACGCCGCCATCGCCGCCGGCGCCAACGCGCCCAAGCTGATCGCCACGTCCGAGCTGGGCCCGGACGCCGTCATGCTCGTGTACGAGCACCTCGGCGGCCGCTCGCTCGACTCCATGCCCGACGAGGAGATCACCGACGAGGTGGTCCACGGCGCGTTCAGGCAGGTGCGGGCACTGCAGTCACGCCGTATCGCGCACCGCAGGCTCACCGGCGACGCGATCCTGGTGGATCGTTCCGGCAGGGTCGTGCTGACCGATCTGCGCGGCGGTGAGATCGCGGCCGGCGACGTGGTGCTGCGCATGGACATCGCGCAGTTGCTGACCACGGTGGGCCTGCGCGTGGGCGCCGGGCGCGCGGTCGCCGCGGCCGTCGAGGTGCTGGGCTCCGACACGGTCGCGGCCTGTCTGCCGCTACTGCAGCCGATCGCGCTCAGCCGCTCCACCCGCGCGACACTGCGGCGGCTCGCCAGGGAACGGGCGCAGCGCGAGCGCGAGGCGGTGCTCGCGGCGGCGGAGTCGGCGCGGCAGGCCAGGGCGGAGCAGGGCCCCGACGGCGCCGAGGACGACCGCAGGGCAGCCCGCAAGTCGCTGCGCGCCGAGAAGCAGGCCGAGAAGCGGGCCATGGACGAGGCGCTCGACGAGGCGCGCGAGGAGGACCTCCTCGCCCAGATCCGCCACCAGGTGCTGCTGATCCGGCCGCAGGCACCGGTGGAACCGGCCCGGCTGGAGCGGATCAGGCCGCGCACGCTGGTCAGTCTGATCGCCGGAGCCATCGCCGCCTACTTCCTGCTGTCACAGCTCACGCGGACCGATCTCGGGGTGGTCGGCCGGGCCGACTGGGCCTGGGTCGCCGCCGCGGTCCTGTTCTCGGCACTGAGCTATGTCGCGGCGGCGATGAGCCTGCTGGGATTCGTGCCCGAGCGGGTTCCGTTCCTGCGGACCGTCGTCGCGCAGGTCGCGGGCTCGTTCGTGAAGATCGTGGCCCCGGCCGCCGTCGGCGGAGTCGCCCTGAACACCCGCTTCCTCCAGCGCTCCGGCGTCCGCCCCGGACTGGCGGTGGCGAGCGTGGGCGCCTCGCAGCTCTTCGGCCTCGGCGCCCACATCCTGCTGCTACTGGCCTTCGGGTACCTCACCGGCACGGAGAAGACGTCGTCGTTCACACCGTCGAGGACGGTCATCGCGGGACTGCTGACGGTGGCCGTGCTCGTGCTCGTGGTGACCGCCATCCCGTTCCTGCGGAAGTTCGTCGCCACACGACTGCGGTCCCTGTTCGCCGGGGTCGTCCCGCGCATGCTGGACGTGCTCCAGCGGCCGGGCAAGCTCCTCACGGGCATCGGCGGCATGCTGCTGCTCACCGGCTCCTTCGTCATGTGCCTGGACGCCTCCATCCGGGCCTTCGGCAACGGCGACCAGCAACTCAGCTACGCCAGCATCGCCGTCGTCTTCCTGGCCGGCAACGCGCTGGGGTCCGCCGCTCCCACCCCGGGCGGTGTGGGAGCGGTGGAGGGTGCGCTGACCTTCGGCCTCATCGCGGTGGGGCTGCCCGCCGAGGTCGCGGCCCCGGCGGTGCTGCTCTACCGGCTGCTGACGCTGTGGCTGCCGGTGCTGCCGGGATGGCTGTCCTTCAACCACCTCACCCGCAAGGGCGCACTCTAG
- a CDS encoding alpha/beta hydrolase has translation MPTSPTGRHAAGPNPGGDGRDTDAPGPPEGHGPHGDTPAIRTDDAAGDDAGPGVVTADRPGRRGGIAARRAGTLLAAATATMLLVTAGCSDGGGGNGNGEQRDRDLGSQNLDWKPCPAPSEAEGGGTAPSPLPGGTKWECSFMEVPRDWAEPDGETIELALIRAKARDQADRIGSLIFNFGGPGGSGVSTLPAAAQDFERLRARYDLVSFDPRGVGRSQPVECLDDPELDQYYAQDATPDDSAEEKTYSDNLSRYDAACEENSGPDLPHVGTTNAARDMDLMRQVLGDDKLHYFGISYGTELGGVYAHLFPENVGRAVFDAVVDPTSTAVEGSLGQARGFQLAFTNFAEDCVARGDACQLPGSTPEEIQQFVIDLQNRLEKKPIPGIGDRELTQTQATNGIAQALYSKEYWPLLEQGLDEADGGDGSLLLALSDAMNGRNREGQYSNLQAANAAINCVDFKERYSMEQTKARLPEFREASPIFGDYLGWGLMGCKHWPVPGQWETPDVSAPGAAPILVIGNTGDPATPYEGARAMVQALGKGVGVELTYEGEGHGAYNSGSKCVAAAVDQYLLNGKVPASGTVCQ, from the coding sequence ATGCCGACCTCCCCCACCGGCCGCCACGCCGCCGGCCCCAACCCCGGCGGAGACGGCCGGGACACCGACGCCCCCGGCCCGCCGGAGGGGCACGGCCCGCACGGGGACACCCCGGCCATTCGTACGGACGACGCGGCAGGGGACGACGCCGGCCCCGGCGTCGTCACCGCCGACCGCCCCGGGCGTCGCGGCGGCATCGCCGCACGGCGCGCCGGGACCCTGCTCGCCGCCGCGACCGCCACCATGCTCCTCGTCACCGCCGGCTGCTCCGACGGCGGAGGCGGAAACGGAAACGGGGAGCAGCGCGACCGCGACCTCGGCAGCCAGAACCTCGACTGGAAGCCGTGCCCGGCTCCCTCGGAGGCCGAGGGCGGCGGCACCGCGCCCTCTCCGCTGCCCGGCGGCACGAAGTGGGAGTGCTCCTTCATGGAGGTCCCGCGTGACTGGGCGGAGCCCGACGGCGAGACCATCGAGCTGGCCCTGATCCGGGCGAAGGCCCGTGACCAGGCCGACCGGATCGGTTCGCTGATCTTCAACTTCGGCGGCCCCGGCGGCTCCGGGGTCAGCACGCTGCCGGCGGCGGCACAGGACTTCGAGCGGCTGCGCGCCCGCTACGACCTGGTGAGCTTCGACCCGAGGGGCGTCGGCCGCAGCCAGCCCGTCGAGTGCCTCGACGACCCGGAGCTGGACCAGTACTACGCCCAGGACGCCACCCCGGACGACAGTGCCGAGGAGAAGACGTACAGCGACAACCTGAGCAGGTACGACGCGGCCTGCGAGGAGAACTCGGGCCCGGACCTGCCCCACGTAGGCACCACCAACGCAGCACGGGACATGGATCTGATGCGCCAGGTCCTCGGCGACGACAAGCTGCACTACTTCGGCATCTCCTACGGGACGGAGCTCGGCGGCGTCTACGCACACCTCTTCCCGGAGAACGTCGGACGGGCGGTCTTCGACGCCGTCGTCGACCCGACCAGCACCGCGGTGGAGGGCTCGCTCGGCCAGGCCAGGGGCTTCCAGCTGGCGTTCACCAACTTCGCGGAGGACTGCGTCGCGCGGGGTGACGCCTGCCAGCTGCCGGGCAGCACGCCTGAGGAGATCCAGCAGTTCGTCATCGACCTCCAGAACCGGCTGGAGAAGAAGCCGATCCCCGGCATCGGCGACCGCGAGCTCACCCAGACCCAGGCGACCAACGGCATCGCCCAGGCCCTCTACTCCAAGGAGTACTGGCCGCTGCTGGAGCAGGGACTCGACGAGGCGGACGGCGGTGACGGCTCGCTGCTGCTCGCACTGTCCGACGCGATGAACGGCCGCAACAGAGAGGGGCAGTACAGCAACCTCCAGGCGGCCAACGCGGCCATCAACTGCGTGGACTTCAAGGAGCGGTACTCGATGGAGCAGACGAAGGCCAGGCTCCCCGAGTTCCGCGAGGCCTCGCCGATCTTCGGCGACTACCTCGGGTGGGGTCTGATGGGCTGCAAGCACTGGCCGGTGCCCGGGCAGTGGGAGACGCCCGACGTCAGTGCGCCCGGCGCGGCCCCCATCCTCGTCATCGGCAACACCGGCGACCCGGCGACGCCGTACGAGGGCGCCCGGGCCATGGTCCAGGCGCTCGGCAAGGGCGTGGGGGTCGAGCTGACATACGAAGGCGAGGGCCACGGCGCCTACAACAGCGGCAGCAAGTGCGTGGCGGCCGCGGTGGACCAGTACCTGCTGAACGGGAAGGTCCCGGCTTCCGGAACCGTCTGCCAGTGA
- a CDS encoding alpha/beta hydrolase — MSLLTRPAAAAVALALAGGALAACDTGGGPGADGGGRPAASLPVRQGDAAHGLPDALTKQRPRWEPCAGAEGWTCASVKVPLDYGAPEGETISIALIRRPARDEDRRLGSLLFNFGGPGVSGVDLLPRASAEYEKLNSRYDLVGFDPRGVSGSAGVVCRDDAGTEEAAERVDLTPDTTAEEAAYFADARDFGEGCARRAGKLLAHVGTANAARDMDVVRHVLGDLKLNYFGISYGTQLGGTYAHLFPENVGRTVLDAAVDPTADTVGHARNQTTGFQRALDNYLTSRGEDPKRGTARIAALLERIDRKPLPAGDDRELNQGLALTGIVLPLYSQTMWPALTAALEEAERGRGTKLLALADSYNDRERDGSYGTQSHSQRAISCADAEQRPTPAEAKALLPEFERISPVFGPFLAWDTAGWCADWPVPGEHETPETSAKGAGPILVVGTTGDPATPYEGARRMADELGEGVGILLTNKGEGHGGYTPSNGCVTGIVDGYLLDGEVPEDGRTCG, encoded by the coding sequence ATGTCTTTGCTGACGAGGCCGGCCGCGGCGGCCGTGGCGCTGGCGCTGGCCGGCGGGGCGCTGGCGGCCTGTGACACGGGCGGTGGTCCGGGGGCGGACGGCGGGGGCCGCCCCGCGGCATCCCTCCCGGTGAGGCAGGGCGACGCCGCCCACGGTCTTCCCGACGCGCTCACGAAGCAGCGTCCGCGATGGGAGCCCTGCGCGGGCGCGGAGGGCTGGACCTGCGCGTCGGTGAAGGTCCCGCTCGACTACGGCGCCCCGGAAGGCGAGACGATCTCCATCGCGCTCATCCGCCGCCCGGCGCGGGACGAGGACCGACGCCTCGGCTCGCTGCTGTTCAACTTCGGTGGCCCCGGAGTCTCCGGCGTCGATCTGCTGCCCCGTGCGTCGGCGGAGTACGAGAAGCTCAACTCGCGCTACGACCTGGTGGGTTTCGACCCGCGCGGGGTGTCGGGGAGTGCGGGCGTGGTGTGCCGCGACGACGCGGGCACGGAGGAGGCCGCCGAGCGCGTCGACCTCACCCCCGACACGACCGCCGAAGAGGCGGCCTACTTCGCGGACGCCAGGGACTTCGGCGAGGGCTGCGCGCGCCGCGCCGGAAAGCTCCTCGCCCATGTGGGCACGGCGAACGCCGCACGCGACATGGACGTCGTCCGCCATGTCCTGGGCGACCTCAAGCTCAACTACTTCGGCATCTCGTACGGCACCCAGCTCGGCGGCACGTACGCCCATCTCTTCCCGGAGAACGTGGGACGGACGGTGCTGGACGCGGCGGTCGACCCGACGGCGGACACCGTGGGGCACGCCCGCAACCAGACCACCGGCTTCCAGCGCGCCCTGGACAACTACCTCACGAGCAGGGGCGAGGACCCGAAGCGGGGCACGGCCCGGATAGCGGCGCTGCTTGAGCGGATCGACCGGAAGCCGCTTCCGGCCGGCGACGACCGTGAGCTGAACCAGGGCCTCGCGCTCACGGGAATCGTGCTGCCCCTCTACTCGCAGACCATGTGGCCCGCTCTCACGGCGGCCCTCGAGGAGGCGGAGCGGGGGCGCGGAACGAAACTGCTGGCCCTGGCCGACTCGTACAACGACCGTGAACGGGACGGCAGTTACGGTACGCAGTCCCACTCGCAGCGGGCGATATCGTGCGCGGACGCAGAACAGCGCCCGACCCCTGCCGAGGCGAAGGCCCTGCTGCCGGAGTTCGAGCGGATATCCCCGGTGTTCGGTCCGTTCCTGGCGTGGGACACGGCGGGATGGTGCGCGGACTGGCCGGTCCCCGGGGAGCACGAGACGCCCGAGACCAGTGCGAAGGGCGCGGGCCCGATCCTGGTCGTGGGCACGACCGGTGACCCGGCGACACCGTACGAGGGCGCCCGGCGGATGGCGGACGAGCTGGGCGAGGGTGTCGGCATCCTGCTCACCAACAAAGGCGAGGGCCATGGCGGCTACACCCCGTCGAACGGATGCGTGACGGGGATCGTGGACGGCTATCTGCTGGACGGCGAGGTGCCGGAGGACGGCAGGACCTGCGGCTAG
- the moeZ gene encoding adenylyltransferase/sulfurtransferase MoeZ, which yields MSLPPLVEPAAELTVDEVRRYSRHLIIPDVGMDGQKRLKNAKVLCVGAGGLGSPALMYLAAAGVGTLGIVEFDEVDESNLQRQIIHSQSDIGRSKAESARDSVKGINPYVNVVLHEERLEAENVMDIFSQYDLIVDGTDNFATRYLVNDACVLLNKPYVWGSIYRFDGQASVFWSEHGPCYRCLYPEPPPPGMVPSCAEGGVLGVLCASIGSIQVNEAIKLLAGIGEPLVGRLMIYDALEMQYRQVKVRRDPNCAVCGENPTVTELIDYEAFCGVVSEEAQEAALGSTITPKQLKEWIDDGESIDIIDVREPNEYEIVAIPGARLIPKNEFLMGNALQDLPQDRKIVLHCKTGVRSAEVLAVLKSAGFADAVHVGGGVIGWVNQIEPDKPVY from the coding sequence GTGTCGCTGCCACCCCTGGTCGAGCCGGCCGCCGAGCTCACCGTAGACGAGGTCCGCAGGTACTCCCGCCACCTGATCATCCCCGATGTCGGGATGGACGGGCAGAAGCGGCTGAAGAACGCCAAGGTGCTCTGTGTGGGCGCCGGTGGCCTGGGCTCGCCGGCGCTGATGTACCTGGCGGCGGCGGGTGTCGGCACGCTCGGCATCGTGGAGTTCGACGAGGTCGACGAGTCGAACCTGCAGCGTCAGATCATCCACAGCCAGTCGGACATCGGTCGTTCCAAGGCCGAATCCGCGCGTGACAGCGTCAAGGGCATCAACCCGTACGTGAACGTGGTCCTTCACGAGGAGCGGCTCGAGGCCGAGAACGTGATGGACATCTTCAGCCAGTACGACCTCATCGTCGACGGCACGGACAACTTCGCCACCCGCTACCTGGTCAACGACGCGTGCGTGCTGCTCAACAAGCCGTACGTGTGGGGGTCGATCTACCGCTTCGACGGCCAGGCCTCGGTGTTCTGGTCCGAGCACGGCCCCTGCTACCGCTGCCTGTACCCGGAGCCCCCGCCGCCCGGCATGGTGCCCTCCTGCGCCGAGGGCGGCGTGCTGGGCGTGCTCTGCGCGTCCATCGGGTCCATCCAGGTCAACGAGGCCATCAAGCTGCTGGCCGGCATCGGCGAGCCGCTGGTCGGCCGACTGATGATCTACGACGCCCTGGAGATGCAGTACCGCCAGGTGAAGGTTCGCAGGGACCCGAACTGCGCGGTCTGCGGTGAGAACCCGACCGTCACCGAACTCATCGACTACGAGGCCTTCTGCGGTGTCGTGTCCGAGGAGGCCCAGGAGGCGGCGCTCGGCTCCACGATCACTCCGAAGCAGCTCAAGGAGTGGATCGACGACGGCGAGAGCATCGACATCATCGACGTCCGCGAGCCGAACGAGTACGAGATCGTCGCGATCCCCGGCGCGCGTCTGATCCCCAAGAACGAGTTCCTGATGGGCAATGCCCTCCAGGACCTGCCGCAGGACAGGAAGATCGTCCTGCACTGCAAGACGGGTGTCCGCAGTGCGGAAGTCCTGGCGGTGCTCAAGTCGGCCGGCTTCGCCGACGCCGTGCACGTCGGTGGAGGCGTGATCGGCTGGGTCAACCAGATCGAGCCGGACAAGCCGGTCTACTAG
- a CDS encoding spherulation-specific family 4 protein: MPHLISTDRALSATGADRLGFGVPGYAHPLVAPVEWAELTRPGTPLHWAVLDVSDGPGSRPDPHCLEAAGKLTNAGVRVLGRIDLAHGTRTFAEIVSDAHRYLDWYKVGGFLLGRCPVERADLPQVRRATATLEAVLDGGHIVLGHGEHPHPGYAEAADQLVTFSGAWTDYRWSQVAEWTADHPPERFVHFVHGVPRTHLDEAMRIARWQGAGTIFFTDRSGPDQGQSGAFDSLPGYWDEIVSRIGPGVSE, encoded by the coding sequence ATGCCGCATCTGATCAGCACGGACCGCGCACTCTCCGCCACGGGCGCCGACCGGCTCGGTTTCGGTGTCCCGGGCTATGCCCACCCCCTGGTCGCCCCGGTCGAATGGGCCGAGCTGACCAGACCGGGCACCCCGCTGCACTGGGCCGTCCTCGACGTCTCGGACGGCCCGGGCAGCAGACCCGACCCGCACTGCCTGGAGGCGGCGGGCAAGCTCACCAACGCCGGAGTCCGGGTGCTGGGCCGCATCGACCTCGCCCACGGCACGCGGACCTTCGCCGAGATCGTCTCCGACGCCCATCGCTACCTCGACTGGTACAAGGTCGGCGGCTTCCTGCTGGGCCGCTGTCCGGTCGAGCGGGCGGACCTGCCCCAGGTGCGCCGCGCGACGGCCACGCTGGAGGCGGTTCTCGACGGCGGGCACATCGTTCTGGGCCACGGCGAGCACCCCCATCCCGGTTACGCGGAGGCGGCCGACCAACTCGTCACCTTCTCCGGAGCCTGGACCGACTACCGATGGTCGCAGGTGGCGGAGTGGACCGCGGACCACCCTCCGGAGCGCTTCGTGCACTTCGTCCACGGGGTTCCCCGGACGCACCTGGACGAGGCGATGAGGATCGCCCGCTGGCAGGGCGCCGGGACGATCTTCTTCACCGATCGTTCGGGCCCGGATCAGGGACAGAGCGGGGCATTCGACTCGTTGCCCGGCTACTGGGACGAAATCGTCTCGCGGATTGGACCGGGTGTCTCGGAATGA
- a CDS encoding NAD-dependent epimerase/dehydratase, producing the protein MRVLLLGANGFLGRFVADRLLADPAVHLTALGRGDDADVRFDLAGGSPGALTRFLDAVHPGVVINCAGATRGGARDLTRHNTVAVATVCEAMRRSGCDARLVQLGCASEYGPSQPGSSTAEDAVPRPGGPYGVSKLAATELVLGSGLDAVVLRVFSPVGPGTPAGSPLGRLAEAMRRAMQAGDGELKLSGLGVQRDFVDVRDVARAVHAASLSAAQGVVNIGTGRAVRLRDAAAVLARVAGYAGALHELDGPPHRPGHPVIGAPRGPESVPEQLGATPYPYPDGCGGWQQADVRTARDRLGWRPRINLEESLADIWMEAACRI; encoded by the coding sequence ATGAGGGTGCTGCTGCTCGGAGCAAACGGATTCCTCGGCCGGTTCGTCGCCGACCGGTTGCTGGCCGACCCGGCCGTGCATCTGACCGCGCTCGGGCGCGGCGACGACGCCGACGTACGGTTCGACCTCGCGGGCGGCAGCCCGGGGGCGCTCACCCGGTTCCTGGACGCCGTCCACCCGGGGGTCGTGATCAACTGCGCCGGTGCCACCCGAGGAGGCGCACGCGACCTCACCCGGCACAACACGGTGGCCGTCGCCACCGTCTGCGAGGCGATGCGCCGCAGCGGATGCGACGCCCGGCTCGTCCAGCTCGGCTGCGCCTCCGAGTACGGGCCCTCGCAGCCCGGTTCCTCGACCGCCGAGGACGCCGTGCCGCGACCCGGCGGGCCGTACGGGGTGTCCAAGCTCGCCGCGACCGAGCTGGTCCTCGGGTCCGGGCTGGACGCCGTCGTCCTGCGGGTCTTCTCGCCCGTCGGCCCCGGCACCCCGGCCGGCTCACCACTGGGCCGGCTGGCCGAGGCCATGCGCCGTGCCATGCAGGCCGGGGACGGCGAGCTGAAGCTGAGCGGACTGGGCGTCCAGCGCGACTTCGTCGACGTGCGGGACGTGGCGCGCGCCGTGCACGCCGCGTCGCTCTCCGCCGCGCAGGGCGTCGTCAACATCGGAACCGGCCGAGCCGTGCGGCTACGCGACGCCGCCGCCGTGCTGGCCCGGGTCGCCGGATACGCGGGGGCACTGCACGAGCTGGACGGCCCGCCCCACCGCCCCGGGCACCCGGTCATCGGCGCGCCCCGGGGCCCCGAGTCCGTCCCGGAGCAACTGGGCGCCACGCCCTACCCCTACCCCGACGGTTGCGGCGGCTGGCAGCAGGCGGACGTACGAACCGCCCGCGACCGGCTGGGCTGGCGGCCGCGGATCAACCTTGAGGAGTCCCTCGCGGACATCTGGATGGAGGCGGCATGCCGCATCTGA
- a CDS encoding DUF3492 domain-containing protein, translating into MRIGLLTDGGYPYAAGQSRLWCDRLVRGLTQHDFDVYALSRSAHQEDQGWVELPHHVQRVRTAPLWAPEDDGRTYGRRERRVFASHFASLASAVCSDGAPEAFAEGLYGLAGLARERGGLYAALRSELAVRTLESACRAPGARRAVHTAAVPDYLAFTDELERALRPLSLDWYGDDSLGAVDLCHAASGGTAALPGLLAKRFFGVPLLVTEYGVQLRAHYLAAYDAPLAAPVRALLAAFHGCLASEVYRQASVITPGNTHARRWQEKCGADPARLRTVYPGMDAERFTAVGEGDDSGDPHTLVWVGRIEPAKDLIALLHAFAEVRKEEPEARLRILGAPVTAPGSGAYLAHCRALAAQLFPDEAADAHAVGDNPVSFEEIGGPEAPDLADAYAAGAVIVLSSVVEGFPISLVEAMLCGRATVSTDVGAVVEVIGGTGLVVPPRNPRALADACLALLRDPERRERLGAAARARALELFTVEQNLAAFRDIYLELISHSPVRRDSDAVDGDGEPVPFATPAEAHVPGHWTGGRTRPRWAEPASVNAAAAPGGPDV; encoded by the coding sequence GTGCGGATCGGACTGCTCACGGACGGTGGTTACCCGTATGCGGCGGGTCAGTCCAGGCTCTGGTGCGACCGGCTCGTGCGCGGGCTCACCCAGCACGACTTCGACGTCTACGCCCTCAGCCGCTCCGCCCACCAGGAGGACCAGGGCTGGGTGGAACTGCCGCACCACGTCCAGCGGGTGCGGACGGCGCCCCTCTGGGCGCCCGAGGACGACGGGCGCACCTACGGGCGCCGTGAACGACGCGTGTTCGCCTCCCACTTCGCCTCGCTCGCCTCCGCAGTCTGCTCCGACGGCGCCCCGGAGGCGTTCGCCGAAGGGCTGTACGGCCTCGCCGGACTCGCCCGGGAGCGCGGCGGACTGTACGCGGCCCTGCGTTCCGAACTCGCCGTACGCACCCTGGAGTCCGCCTGCCGGGCCCCAGGCGCACGCCGGGCCGTGCACACCGCCGCGGTTCCGGACTACCTCGCCTTCACCGACGAGCTCGAGCGCGCGCTGCGACCGCTCTCACTCGACTGGTACGGGGACGACTCCCTCGGCGCGGTCGACCTCTGCCATGCGGCCTCCGGCGGCACGGCGGCCCTGCCCGGGCTTCTGGCCAAACGCTTCTTCGGGGTTCCGCTTCTGGTCACCGAGTACGGTGTGCAGCTGCGTGCCCACTACCTCGCGGCCTACGACGCGCCCCTCGCCGCCCCGGTCCGCGCGCTGCTGGCCGCCTTCCACGGGTGCCTCGCCTCCGAGGTCTACCGGCAGGCGTCCGTCATCACGCCCGGGAACACCCACGCCCGGCGCTGGCAGGAGAAGTGCGGTGCCGACCCGGCCCGGCTGCGTACGGTCTACCCCGGCATGGACGCCGAGCGCTTCACCGCGGTCGGGGAGGGGGACGACTCCGGCGATCCGCACACCCTCGTCTGGGTCGGCCGGATCGAGCCGGCCAAGGACCTCATCGCACTGCTCCACGCCTTCGCGGAGGTGCGCAAGGAGGAGCCCGAGGCGCGGCTGAGGATTCTCGGCGCACCCGTGACGGCACCCGGGTCCGGCGCCTACCTCGCGCACTGCAGGGCCCTGGCCGCACAGCTCTTCCCCGACGAGGCCGCGGACGCGCACGCGGTCGGCGACAACCCCGTCTCGTTCGAGGAGATAGGCGGCCCGGAGGCCCCGGACCTCGCAGACGCCTATGCCGCCGGGGCGGTGATCGTCCTGTCCAGCGTCGTCGAGGGTTTCCCGATCAGCCTGGTCGAGGCGATGCTGTGTGGCCGGGCGACCGTGTCCACCGACGTCGGCGCTGTCGTCGAGGTCATCGGCGGCACGGGGCTCGTCGTCCCCCCGCGCAATCCCCGGGCGCTCGCGGACGCCTGTCTGGCACTGCTGCGCGACCCCGAACGCCGTGAACGGCTCGGCGCGGCGGCTCGGGCCCGGGCGCTCGAACTCTTCACCGTCGAACAGAACCTCGCCGCGTTCCGCGACATCTACCTGGAGCTCATCTCCCACAGTCCGGTCCGCCGCGACTCGGACGCCGTCGACGGCGACGGTGAGCCCGTGCCCTTCGCCACCCCGGCGGAGGCCCATGTCCCCGGTCACTGGACCGGCGGCCGCACCCGCCCCCGCTGGGCGGAACCCGCATCCGTCAACGCCGCGGCCGCACCAGGAGGGCCCGATGTCTGA